In a genomic window of Nothobranchius furzeri strain GRZ-AD chromosome 14, NfurGRZ-RIMD1, whole genome shotgun sequence:
- the hao2 gene encoding 2-Hydroxyacid oxidase 2 isoform X1 produces MCSCNQEGVRCAEMAMVCLTDFEEYAKEHLSKATWDYYAAGADECCTRDDNLLAFKRIRLRPRILRDVSASDTRTTVLGTEISFPVGIAPTAFHCLAWHEGEVATARATESLDTCYITSTYSTCSVEEIVAAAPNGYRWFQLYVYRDRKLSEQLVHRVEALGYKALVLTVDVPYTGKRRNDIRNQFRLPPHLKVKNFEGMFQQETRVAEEYGIPANTLDPSISWKDVYWLQSISRLPVIIKGILTKEDAELAVEHGVQGIIVSNHGGRQLDGGPASIDALTEIVDTVQGRIEIYLDGGIRTGSDVLKALALGAKCVFIGRPAVWGLAYKGEEGVREVLQILNDEFRLSMALSGCRSVAEINRNLIQCSKL; encoded by the exons AGAGGGAGTGCGCTGTGCAGAGATGGCCATGGTGTGCCTCACAGACTTTGAGGAGTACGCTAAGGAGCATCTTTCCAAGGCCACCTGGGATTATTATGCCGCCGGAGCAGACGAGTGCTGCACCAGAGATGACAACCTGCTGGCATTCAAAAG GATCCGACTGAGGCCTCGGATCCTGCGGGACGTATCGGCGAGTGACACACGCACCACCGTGCTGGGGACAGAAATCAGCTTTCCTGTTGGGATTGCTCCCACAGCGTTTCACTGCCTGGCTTGGCATGAAGGGGAGGTGGCGACAGCTCGAG CTACAGAGTCTCTGGACACCTGCTACATCACCAGCACATACTCTACCTGCTCGGTGGAGGAGATTGTTGCTGCTGCTCCAAATGGGTACCGCTGGTTCCAGCTGTACGTGTACCGGGAcaggaagctgtcggagcagctgGTGCACAGAGTTGAGGCGCTGGGCTACAAGGCCCTGGTCCTCACCGTTGACGTCCCCTACACAGGAAAGCGCAGAAACGACATCCGCAATCAGTTCAGGCTGCCGCCACATCTCAAGGTCAAGAACTTTGAAGGGATGTTCCAG CAGGAGACGCGTGTCGCAGAGGAGTATGGGATACCGGCTAACACCTTGGACCCCTCTATCAGCTGGAAGGATGTCTACTGGCTGCAGTCTATCTCCCGCCTCCCCGTCATCATCAAGGGCATCCTGACCAAGGAGGATGCTGAGCTGGCTGTGGAGCACGGTGTCCAGGGTATCATCGTGTCCAACCATGGAGGGAGACAGCTGGATGGAGGCCCAGCCTCG ATCGACGCCCTGACAGAGATCGTGGACACAGTGCAGGGCAGGATCGAGATCTATTTGGACGGGGGGATCAGGACAGGAAGTGATGTACTGAAGGCACTGGCCTTGGGGGCCAAGTGTGTGTTTATTGGTCGCCCTGCAGTCTGGGGCCTTGCATACAAG GGGGAGGAGGGCGTGAGGGAGGTTCTCCAGATCCTGAACGATGAGTTCCGTCTGTCCATGGCTTTATCAG GTTGCAGGAGCGTAGCTGAAATCAACAGGAACCTCATTCAGTGCTCCAAACTCTGA
- the hao2 gene encoding 2-Hydroxyacid oxidase 2 isoform X3 has protein sequence MAMVCLTDFEEYAKEHLSKATWDYYAAGADECCTRDDNLLAFKRIRLRPRILRDVSASDTRTTVLGTEISFPVGIAPTAFHCLAWHEGEVATARATESLDTCYITSTYSTCSVEEIVAAAPNGYRWFQLYVYRDRKLSEQLVHRVEALGYKALVLTVDVPYTGKRRNDIRNQFRLPPHLKVKNFEGMFQQETRVAEEYGIPANTLDPSISWKDVYWLQSISRLPVIIKGILTKEDAELAVEHGVQGIIVSNHGGRQLDGGPASIDALTEIVDTVQGRIEIYLDGGIRTGSDVLKALALGAKCVFIGRPAVWGLAYKGEEGVREVLQILNDEFRLSMALSGCRSVAEINRNLIQCSKL, from the exons ATGGCCATGGTGTGCCTCACAGACTTTGAGGAGTACGCTAAGGAGCATCTTTCCAAGGCCACCTGGGATTATTATGCCGCCGGAGCAGACGAGTGCTGCACCAGAGATGACAACCTGCTGGCATTCAAAAG GATCCGACTGAGGCCTCGGATCCTGCGGGACGTATCGGCGAGTGACACACGCACCACCGTGCTGGGGACAGAAATCAGCTTTCCTGTTGGGATTGCTCCCACAGCGTTTCACTGCCTGGCTTGGCATGAAGGGGAGGTGGCGACAGCTCGAG CTACAGAGTCTCTGGACACCTGCTACATCACCAGCACATACTCTACCTGCTCGGTGGAGGAGATTGTTGCTGCTGCTCCAAATGGGTACCGCTGGTTCCAGCTGTACGTGTACCGGGAcaggaagctgtcggagcagctgGTGCACAGAGTTGAGGCGCTGGGCTACAAGGCCCTGGTCCTCACCGTTGACGTCCCCTACACAGGAAAGCGCAGAAACGACATCCGCAATCAGTTCAGGCTGCCGCCACATCTCAAGGTCAAGAACTTTGAAGGGATGTTCCAG CAGGAGACGCGTGTCGCAGAGGAGTATGGGATACCGGCTAACACCTTGGACCCCTCTATCAGCTGGAAGGATGTCTACTGGCTGCAGTCTATCTCCCGCCTCCCCGTCATCATCAAGGGCATCCTGACCAAGGAGGATGCTGAGCTGGCTGTGGAGCACGGTGTCCAGGGTATCATCGTGTCCAACCATGGAGGGAGACAGCTGGATGGAGGCCCAGCCTCG ATCGACGCCCTGACAGAGATCGTGGACACAGTGCAGGGCAGGATCGAGATCTATTTGGACGGGGGGATCAGGACAGGAAGTGATGTACTGAAGGCACTGGCCTTGGGGGCCAAGTGTGTGTTTATTGGTCGCCCTGCAGTCTGGGGCCTTGCATACAAG GGGGAGGAGGGCGTGAGGGAGGTTCTCCAGATCCTGAACGATGAGTTCCGTCTGTCCATGGCTTTATCAG GTTGCAGGAGCGTAGCTGAAATCAACAGGAACCTCATTCAGTGCTCCAAACTCTGA
- the hao2 gene encoding 2-Hydroxyacid oxidase 2 isoform X2 gives MCSCNQEGVRCAEMAMVCLTDFEEYAKEHLSKATWDYYAAGADECCTRDDNLLAFKRIRLRPRILRDVSASDTRTTVLGTEISFPVGIAPTAFHCLAWHEGEVATARATESLDTCYITSTYSTCSVEEIVAAAPNGYRWFQLYVYRDRKLSEQLVHRVEALGYKALVLTVDVPYTGKRRNDIRNQFRLPPHLKVKNFEGMFQETRVAEEYGIPANTLDPSISWKDVYWLQSISRLPVIIKGILTKEDAELAVEHGVQGIIVSNHGGRQLDGGPASIDALTEIVDTVQGRIEIYLDGGIRTGSDVLKALALGAKCVFIGRPAVWGLAYKGEEGVREVLQILNDEFRLSMALSGCRSVAEINRNLIQCSKL, from the exons AGAGGGAGTGCGCTGTGCAGAGATGGCCATGGTGTGCCTCACAGACTTTGAGGAGTACGCTAAGGAGCATCTTTCCAAGGCCACCTGGGATTATTATGCCGCCGGAGCAGACGAGTGCTGCACCAGAGATGACAACCTGCTGGCATTCAAAAG GATCCGACTGAGGCCTCGGATCCTGCGGGACGTATCGGCGAGTGACACACGCACCACCGTGCTGGGGACAGAAATCAGCTTTCCTGTTGGGATTGCTCCCACAGCGTTTCACTGCCTGGCTTGGCATGAAGGGGAGGTGGCGACAGCTCGAG CTACAGAGTCTCTGGACACCTGCTACATCACCAGCACATACTCTACCTGCTCGGTGGAGGAGATTGTTGCTGCTGCTCCAAATGGGTACCGCTGGTTCCAGCTGTACGTGTACCGGGAcaggaagctgtcggagcagctgGTGCACAGAGTTGAGGCGCTGGGCTACAAGGCCCTGGTCCTCACCGTTGACGTCCCCTACACAGGAAAGCGCAGAAACGACATCCGCAATCAGTTCAGGCTGCCGCCACATCTCAAGGTCAAGAACTTTGAAGGGATGTTCCAG GAGACGCGTGTCGCAGAGGAGTATGGGATACCGGCTAACACCTTGGACCCCTCTATCAGCTGGAAGGATGTCTACTGGCTGCAGTCTATCTCCCGCCTCCCCGTCATCATCAAGGGCATCCTGACCAAGGAGGATGCTGAGCTGGCTGTGGAGCACGGTGTCCAGGGTATCATCGTGTCCAACCATGGAGGGAGACAGCTGGATGGAGGCCCAGCCTCG ATCGACGCCCTGACAGAGATCGTGGACACAGTGCAGGGCAGGATCGAGATCTATTTGGACGGGGGGATCAGGACAGGAAGTGATGTACTGAAGGCACTGGCCTTGGGGGCCAAGTGTGTGTTTATTGGTCGCCCTGCAGTCTGGGGCCTTGCATACAAG GGGGAGGAGGGCGTGAGGGAGGTTCTCCAGATCCTGAACGATGAGTTCCGTCTGTCCATGGCTTTATCAG GTTGCAGGAGCGTAGCTGAAATCAACAGGAACCTCATTCAGTGCTCCAAACTCTGA